A region of Gammaproteobacteria bacterium DNA encodes the following proteins:
- a CDS encoding Rieske 2Fe-2S domain-containing protein: MSDAMDYLVAARPDAIKPYFKFLKEAGKHLDTRTRDLISVITKVDSQTEGGFRQYLTRALRNGASANEVIDALLMAFPTLGLAKIIWAVDILLDMDIPEFRPENLFAAAQWHSVGPLDELADGEISYRDCDGRHLYIYRDGDMLRVYDSRCPHQVTDIPHLALDGTRLTCPKHHWSFDVTTGECVAVGNRPLNQFEHKLEEGVLYAFW; this comes from the coding sequence ATGAGTGACGCGATGGATTACCTGGTCGCCGCCCGGCCCGATGCCATCAAGCCCTACTTCAAATTCCTCAAAGAGGCCGGCAAGCACCTTGATACCCGCACGCGCGACCTGATCTCGGTGATCACCAAGGTCGATAGCCAGACCGAGGGCGGCTTCCGCCAGTACCTGACTCGCGCCCTGCGCAACGGCGCCAGCGCCAACGAGGTGATCGATGCACTGCTCATGGCCTTCCCGACCCTGGGGCTGGCCAAGATCATCTGGGCGGTGGACATCCTGCTGGACATGGACATCCCCGAGTTCCGGCCGGAGAACCTGTTCGCCGCGGCGCAGTGGCACAGCGTCGGGCCCCTGGATGAACTGGCGGATGGCGAGATCAGCTACCGTGACTGCGACGGCCGCCATCTGTACATCTATCGCGACGGTGACATGCTGCGCGTCTACGACAGCCGCTGCCCGCATCAGGTGACCGATATCCCGCACCTGGCGCTGGACGGTACGCGCCTGACCTGTCCCAAGCATCACTGGAGCTTCGACGTCACCACCGGCGAGTGTGTCGCGGTCGGTAACCGGCCACTGAACCAGTTCGAGCACAAGCTCGAGGAGGGCGTTCTGTACGCCTTCTGGTGA